In Rhodothermus marinus DSM 4252, a single genomic region encodes these proteins:
- a CDS encoding NAD(+)/NADH kinase, which produces MIYGITGNTQKEQLWKPVGELIRWMARQGLEVRLHPDVARGLVARGLLSDDEAAALTAHDLAAEVDLLLSFGGDGTLLQSAHLAGRRGTPVLGVNIGRMGFLADVEVEQVREAIRTIEAGDYHLEARMVLEAELEDGPVPELPWALNEFVIDRSGLAGLITIDVTVDGVSLTRYWADGLIFSTPTGSTAYSLSAGGPIVSPECEVVILTPIAPHTLTLRPIVLPASVEIEARVYTGGQPYVLAADGRSQLIHREGQRITIRRAEHTVNLVKLPGQHYFQTLRSKLMWGVR; this is translated from the coding sequence ATGATCTACGGCATCACGGGCAACACACAGAAAGAGCAACTCTGGAAGCCGGTCGGCGAACTGATTCGCTGGATGGCCCGTCAGGGGCTGGAAGTACGCCTGCACCCGGACGTGGCACGGGGCCTGGTCGCCCGCGGTCTGCTCTCCGACGACGAGGCGGCCGCGCTCACGGCGCACGATCTGGCGGCCGAGGTGGACCTGCTGCTTTCCTTCGGGGGCGATGGCACGCTCCTGCAGAGTGCCCACCTGGCCGGTCGCCGGGGCACACCCGTGCTGGGGGTCAACATCGGTCGCATGGGCTTTCTGGCCGATGTGGAAGTGGAACAGGTGCGCGAGGCGATCCGCACGATCGAAGCGGGCGACTACCACCTGGAAGCCCGCATGGTGCTCGAGGCCGAACTGGAAGACGGGCCCGTGCCGGAGCTGCCCTGGGCCCTGAACGAGTTCGTGATCGACCGCAGCGGGCTGGCCGGTCTGATCACGATCGATGTAACGGTCGACGGCGTATCGCTGACCCGTTACTGGGCCGACGGGCTCATCTTCTCCACACCGACCGGCTCCACGGCCTATTCGCTATCGGCCGGCGGCCCGATCGTCTCGCCGGAATGCGAGGTGGTGATCCTGACCCCCATCGCCCCGCACACGCTCACGCTGCGCCCCATCGTGCTGCCGGCTTCCGTCGAAATCGAGGCCCGCGTCTACACGGGCGGCCAGCCTTACGTACTGGCGGCCGACGGCCGCAGCCAGCTCATCCATCGCGAAGGCCAGCGCATCACCATCCGCCGGGCCGAGCATACGGTCAACCTGGTCAAGCTGCCCGGCCAGCATTACTTCCAGACGCTGCGCTCCAAGCTGATGTGGGGCGTCCGTTAG
- a CDS encoding YifB family Mg chelatase-like AAA ATPase yields the protein MLSRVWSSTTLGIEAIPVEIETHIESGMPRYTVVGLPDGAVRESRDRIWAALRNSGLPLPRGAITVNLAPADLRKEGAAFDLPMALGLLAASEGSPSPEALAPFVIVGELALDGKVRPVRGVLPIAIQARRDGRRGVIVPLDNAEEAALVEGLEVYPVASLQEAVGLLTGAVQREPFRRDLKALFAEAQTYEVDFADVRGQENVKRALEVAAAGGHNVLMVGPPGAGKTMLARRLPTILPPLTPEEALETTKIHSVGGKLNGVGLIARRPFRAPHHTISDAGLCGGGAHPMPGEISLAHNGVLFLDELPEFKRQVLEVLRQPLESGRITISRARFSIEYPARFMLVASMNPCPCGHLNDPRRTCVCTPPQVQRYLSKISGPLLDRIDLHIEVTPVPFEELSRRQEGEPSAAIRARVVAARERQAERFRDVPGVYCNAQMPARLVRRYCTLDAEGEQLMKLAIHRLGLSARAYDRILKVARTIADLAGSEQIRPEHLSEAIQYRSLDRESWFVR from the coding sequence ATGTTGAGCCGGGTCTGGAGCAGCACGACGCTGGGCATTGAGGCCATTCCGGTAGAGATCGAGACGCACATCGAGTCGGGCATGCCGCGCTATACGGTGGTCGGATTGCCCGACGGGGCCGTGCGCGAAAGCCGCGATCGCATCTGGGCGGCGCTGCGCAACAGCGGGTTGCCGCTACCGCGCGGGGCCATCACGGTGAACCTGGCACCGGCCGATCTGCGCAAGGAGGGGGCGGCGTTCGATCTGCCCATGGCGCTGGGACTGCTGGCCGCCAGCGAAGGAAGTCCGAGTCCGGAGGCGCTGGCGCCATTCGTCATCGTGGGAGAGCTGGCGCTTGATGGCAAGGTGCGGCCGGTGCGGGGCGTACTGCCCATAGCCATTCAGGCGCGGCGCGATGGGCGCAGAGGAGTGATCGTGCCGCTGGACAATGCCGAAGAGGCTGCCTTGGTGGAGGGGCTGGAGGTGTATCCCGTCGCGTCGTTGCAGGAGGCGGTGGGGTTGTTGACGGGCGCGGTGCAGCGCGAGCCGTTCCGGCGCGATCTCAAAGCGCTCTTTGCCGAGGCGCAGACCTACGAGGTGGACTTTGCCGATGTGCGCGGACAGGAGAACGTCAAACGGGCACTGGAGGTGGCGGCCGCCGGTGGACACAACGTGCTGATGGTGGGACCGCCCGGGGCCGGTAAGACGATGCTGGCCCGGCGACTTCCCACGATCCTGCCGCCGCTGACGCCCGAGGAGGCGCTGGAGACCACCAAGATTCATTCGGTGGGGGGCAAGCTGAACGGAGTCGGGCTGATCGCCCGGCGACCCTTCCGGGCGCCGCACCACACGATCTCGGATGCCGGACTCTGCGGAGGCGGAGCGCATCCCATGCCTGGCGAGATCTCGCTGGCGCACAATGGCGTGCTGTTTCTGGATGAGCTCCCGGAGTTCAAGCGGCAGGTGCTCGAAGTGCTCCGGCAGCCGCTCGAGTCGGGCCGCATCACGATCAGTCGGGCGCGCTTTTCCATCGAGTATCCGGCGCGCTTTATGCTGGTGGCCAGCATGAATCCCTGTCCGTGCGGGCATCTGAACGATCCCCGGCGCACGTGCGTATGCACGCCGCCGCAGGTGCAGCGCTACCTGTCGAAGATCAGCGGGCCGTTACTGGACCGGATCGATCTGCATATCGAGGTGACGCCGGTGCCTTTCGAGGAGTTGAGTCGCAGGCAGGAGGGCGAGCCGTCGGCGGCGATCCGGGCGCGGGTGGTGGCGGCGCGGGAGCGGCAGGCCGAGCGATTTCGGGACGTGCCGGGCGTCTACTGTAATGCGCAGATGCCGGCGCGTCTGGTTCGCCGTTATTGCACGCTGGACGCCGAGGGAGAGCAGCTCATGAAGCTGGCCATTCACCGGCTGGGGTTGAGTGCCCGTGCCTACGACCGCATCCTGAAGGTGGCGCGCACGATCGCCGATCTGGCAGGCAGCGAGCAGATCCGGCCCGAGCACCTCTCGGAGGCGATTCAGTACCGCTCGCTGGACCGGGAATCCTGGTTCGTGCGCTGA
- a CDS encoding tagaturonate epimerase family protein, whose protein sequence is MVTVLQTLLQRPRPLAEIDRAALARFLTDLIRQQVYPASLEPTSEGVFFLARDGREKRLGILSEAGLHDFEGARHQLSLDGRTLIFQSCPLTAANARALRQHLAWTAPRPLGLRASVGCGDRLGLATPGHVRAVRKHKLAPVFAQQSIREMTRTGRTPQQVLDEAMWGVFQEGWRQGYGADADHLKTEEDADRCIEAGFTFFTIDPSAYVDNEVDTADAATLEAKVAALPWDALETTLADLRRAYLGQHFQVGPYELSFEERTLLQALAKYGGAIAHTARVYRHIAGRMGNRPFELEMSVDETEVPTSPAEHFFVARELQRLGVRWISLAPRFVGRLEKGVDYIGDLEEFEAHLKLHVAIARTLGPYKLSLHSGSDKFALYPLFARHAGELFHLKTAGTSYLEALRAVAELDPPLFREILDFARDRYETDRATYHVSALLERVPKASDVPDDALPALLEQFDTRQVLHVTFGSVLTATDADGRPRFRDRLLAVLQENEETYYRLLEAHFDRHLAPFDAK, encoded by the coding sequence ATGGTAACGGTACTGCAAACCCTCCTGCAGCGCCCTCGGCCGCTGGCCGAAATCGACCGTGCGGCGCTGGCGCGCTTCCTGACCGACCTGATTCGCCAGCAGGTGTATCCGGCCTCCCTGGAGCCCACCTCGGAGGGCGTGTTTTTCCTGGCCCGCGACGGCCGGGAAAAGCGCCTGGGCATTCTTTCGGAAGCGGGCCTGCACGACTTCGAGGGCGCGCGGCACCAGCTCTCGCTCGACGGCCGCACGCTGATCTTTCAGTCGTGCCCGCTCACGGCCGCCAATGCCCGGGCGCTGCGCCAGCACCTTGCCTGGACGGCTCCCCGTCCACTCGGGCTACGTGCCTCGGTGGGCTGCGGCGATCGCCTGGGCCTGGCCACTCCGGGCCATGTACGGGCCGTGCGCAAGCATAAGCTGGCCCCTGTCTTCGCCCAGCAGTCGATTCGCGAAATGACGCGCACCGGCCGCACGCCCCAGCAGGTGCTCGACGAAGCCATGTGGGGCGTCTTCCAGGAAGGCTGGCGCCAGGGCTACGGCGCCGACGCCGACCACTTGAAGACCGAGGAAGACGCCGATCGCTGCATCGAGGCCGGCTTCACCTTCTTCACGATCGACCCGAGCGCCTACGTCGATAACGAGGTGGACACGGCCGACGCGGCGACCCTCGAAGCCAAGGTGGCCGCCCTCCCCTGGGACGCCCTCGAAACGACGCTCGCCGATCTGCGCCGGGCCTACCTCGGCCAGCATTTCCAGGTGGGTCCCTACGAACTGTCGTTCGAGGAGCGCACGCTGCTGCAGGCGCTGGCCAAGTACGGCGGCGCCATCGCCCACACGGCCCGCGTGTATCGCCATATTGCCGGCCGCATGGGCAACCGCCCCTTCGAACTGGAAATGTCCGTCGACGAAACCGAAGTGCCCACCTCCCCGGCGGAGCACTTCTTCGTGGCGCGCGAGCTACAGCGGCTGGGCGTGCGCTGGATCAGCCTGGCGCCCCGCTTCGTGGGCCGTCTGGAAAAGGGCGTCGATTACATCGGTGATCTGGAAGAGTTCGAGGCCCACCTGAAGCTCCACGTGGCGATCGCCCGCACCCTGGGCCCCTACAAGTTGAGCCTGCATTCCGGGTCCGACAAGTTCGCGCTCTATCCGCTGTTTGCCCGCCACGCGGGTGAACTCTTTCACCTGAAGACGGCCGGCACTTCCTATCTGGAGGCGCTGCGGGCCGTGGCCGAGCTGGATCCGCCGCTGTTCCGGGAGATTCTGGACTTTGCCCGGGACCGCTACGAAACCGACCGGGCCACCTACCACGTATCGGCGCTGCTGGAGCGGGTCCCGAAGGCTTCCGACGTGCCCGACGACGCATTGCCGGCCCTGCTGGAGCAGTTCGATACCCGGCAGGTGCTGCACGTCACCTTCGGCTCGGTCCTGACGGCCACCGACGCAGACGGCCGTCCGCGCTTTCGGGATCGACTGCTGGCGGTTCTTCAGGAAAACGAAGAAACCTACTACCGGCTGCTGGAAGCCCACTTCGACCGCCACCTGGCTCCGTTCGACGCGAAATGA
- a CDS encoding HU family DNA-binding protein produces the protein METPTPEQVAQALAELVQEALMRGESVHVPGLGTFYVDHRGSTTERLPDGRVVLHPPRDLPAFTPEAS, from the coding sequence ATGGAAACGCCCACCCCTGAACAGGTAGCACAGGCACTGGCCGAACTGGTGCAGGAGGCCCTGATGCGTGGCGAGTCGGTGCACGTGCCCGGTCTCGGGACGTTCTACGTGGACCACCGCGGCAGCACGACCGAACGGCTGCCGGACGGGCGCGTGGTGCTGCATCCGCCCCGTGATCTCCCCGCCTTTACGCCAGAGGCTTCCTGA
- a CDS encoding ExbD/TolR family protein, producing the protein MPLNFSTSRKPLTTFALAGLADIVLLLLIFFLLTSSFIPQFGIRVNLPRVEAGAPTQARYVTVVITEDGRFYVEQQQVAREDLLSTLRAVRGDRNTLVLRADRKATVDQFAYVASAAKALGMTILMATERADVSPRR; encoded by the coding sequence ATGCCCCTGAATTTTTCCACCTCGCGCAAGCCGCTGACCACGTTCGCGCTGGCCGGACTGGCCGACATCGTGCTGCTGCTGCTGATTTTCTTTCTGCTCACCTCCAGCTTTATCCCCCAGTTCGGCATCCGGGTCAACCTGCCCCGTGTCGAAGCCGGAGCGCCCACGCAGGCCCGGTACGTGACCGTCGTGATCACCGAAGACGGCCGCTTCTACGTCGAGCAGCAGCAGGTGGCCCGCGAGGACCTGCTCAGCACGCTGCGGGCCGTCAGGGGCGACCGGAATACGCTCGTGCTTCGCGCCGACCGCAAGGCGACCGTCGATCAGTTCGCCTACGTGGCCAGCGCGGCCAAAGCGCTCGGCATGACAATCCTGATGGCCACCGAGCGCGCCGATGTGAGCCCGCGCCGCTGA
- a CDS encoding SDR family oxidoreductase: MGMHADLVQQFDLSGRVALVTGGSGALGRAMARGLAMAGARVALLARRPERLQEAVAEIEQLGGEALALPGDVLDRASLEKARETLLSHWDRLDILVNGAGGNVREATLEPGHTVFELTEEAFRRVIDLNLMGTILPTLIFGEVMARQRRGVIVNVSSMAATRILTRVVGYSAAKAAVENFTRWMAVELARTYGEGLRVNAIAPGFFLGEQNRHLLLREDGSLTERGQAILAHTPMGRFGEADDLIGTLVWLCSDASRFVTGVVVPVDGGFSIYTGI; this comes from the coding sequence ATGGGCATGCATGCAGACCTCGTGCAGCAGTTCGATCTGAGCGGCCGGGTGGCGCTCGTCACCGGCGGTAGCGGCGCGCTCGGACGCGCCATGGCGCGCGGCCTGGCCATGGCCGGTGCCCGGGTGGCCCTGCTGGCCCGCCGACCGGAGCGCCTGCAGGAAGCCGTGGCCGAGATCGAGCAACTCGGCGGCGAAGCGCTGGCCCTTCCGGGCGACGTGCTGGATCGCGCTTCGCTCGAAAAGGCCCGGGAAACCCTGCTGAGCCACTGGGATCGGCTCGACATCCTGGTCAACGGCGCCGGCGGCAACGTCCGGGAGGCCACGCTCGAACCCGGCCACACCGTCTTCGAGCTGACCGAAGAAGCCTTCCGCAGGGTCATCGACCTGAACCTGATGGGCACCATCCTTCCCACCCTGATCTTCGGGGAAGTGATGGCCCGGCAGCGGCGCGGCGTGATCGTCAACGTCTCGTCCATGGCCGCCACCCGCATCCTCACCCGCGTGGTGGGCTACAGCGCGGCCAAGGCCGCCGTGGAGAATTTCACGCGCTGGATGGCCGTGGAACTGGCCCGCACCTACGGCGAAGGGCTTCGCGTCAATGCGATCGCGCCGGGCTTCTTCCTGGGCGAGCAGAACCGGCATCTGCTGCTCCGCGAAGACGGATCGCTGACCGAACGCGGCCAGGCGATCCTCGCGCATACCCCTATGGGACGCTTCGGCGAGGCCGATGATCTGATCGGCACGCTCGTCTGGCTGTGCAGCGACGCTTCGCGCTTTGTGACGGGCGTCGTGGTTCCTGTTGACGGAGGATTTTCCATCTACACCGGCATCTGA
- a CDS encoding MotA/TolQ/ExbB proton channel family protein translates to MVLLQAVSLPTDTLNALVPPATSMSLLDILVQGGWIMIPIGLLSLLTIYLIVERLITVQRAKTDPRQIMDRVRDYVEAGDIRGALAYCEAQDKPITRILRRGLERLGRPISEIRDAVEAAGKYEAFELEKRMDILASIAGIAPMLGFLGTVTGMIEAFQQIQNLQGNVNPSVLAGGIWEALLTTAFGLVVGILALFGHNFLLTRINRLVNDMERSATDFIDLLQEPVPRPRRQPETLL, encoded by the coding sequence ATGGTGCTGCTGCAAGCCGTCTCGTTGCCGACCGATACGCTAAACGCATTGGTTCCGCCCGCTACTTCCATGTCGCTGCTCGACATCCTGGTGCAGGGCGGGTGGATCATGATCCCTATCGGGCTGCTTTCGCTGCTTACCATCTACCTGATCGTCGAGCGCCTCATCACCGTGCAGCGGGCCAAAACCGACCCGCGCCAGATCATGGATCGCGTGCGCGACTACGTGGAGGCCGGCGACATCCGGGGTGCGCTGGCCTACTGCGAGGCGCAGGACAAACCCATCACGCGCATCCTGCGCCGGGGACTGGAGCGGCTGGGCCGCCCGATCTCGGAGATCCGCGATGCCGTCGAAGCGGCCGGCAAGTACGAGGCGTTCGAGCTGGAAAAACGCATGGACATCCTGGCCAGCATCGCAGGCATCGCCCCCATGCTGGGTTTCCTCGGCACGGTGACCGGCATGATCGAAGCCTTCCAGCAGATCCAGAACCTGCAGGGCAACGTGAACCCCAGCGTGCTGGCCGGTGGTATCTGGGAGGCGCTGCTCACCACGGCGTTCGGCCTGGTGGTAGGGATTCTGGCCCTGTTCGGCCACAACTTTCTGCTGACGCGCATCAATCGGCTGGTCAACGACATGGAGCGGTCCGCCACGGACTTCATCGACCTGCTGCAGGAGCCGGTGCCGCGTCCGCGTCGCCAACCCGAAACCCTGCTCTGA
- a CDS encoding TonB-dependent receptor, with translation MPRFFRIFLLLSWAIAAPALAQVRDTAQVILPDLAPREVEIRGTLEISFPSLQRQPLIGFNPPPLVPQIPPDRQPYVEPYRQAAAALSPVSLKRPEPPPIATIGRGNPANGLFESTLGRYLTRSFNGYLEYPLTGGLTPYAALIYTGSSGFQPFAERSDLEAPYDLLDARTGLAYTGRLQAGLELGGFAHRYRLYGLVHDLTYSAPRREGQGGYVQLRVAPSAQDDLEGFLQVRLSTIRYATTYPAGFFGSQNPVERALLERRLDLSGAFSYPFATGTLSFDLQGHVAGIDPQAFLESDVRSLAVGATWQFAFGSTLQLTVGGRLLGLEATPTNTRALYVSPVLELAMFPAPGTRLYVRQQPSLEAYRLDELLQETPVLDEPLMPQPALRHIDLEAGGDFFLGALRLQTAAGFTQAPLERYRYQIRRSFPPVVSVTRLNYAEQRRLYLRTEATLTLPAGLQGTLGLTFQQVNLQETNQRVPYEPNWLAHLLLSYRFDRQRGFIQLLGRYEGVRYAAFNKQDRLSPYLDLDLQATYQLTTAIGVVARLENLAPRRYRTRWLYYPEPSAIFSAGMRIRW, from the coding sequence ATGCCGCGATTTTTCAGGATTTTTCTGCTCCTGAGCTGGGCGATCGCCGCGCCAGCACTGGCTCAGGTGCGCGATACGGCGCAGGTCATCCTGCCGGATCTGGCCCCCCGCGAGGTGGAGATCCGGGGCACACTGGAGATCTCGTTTCCGTCGCTGCAGCGCCAGCCGCTCATCGGCTTCAACCCACCGCCGCTGGTGCCCCAGATTCCCCCGGATCGCCAGCCGTACGTGGAGCCCTACCGTCAGGCGGCCGCCGCCCTGTCGCCGGTGTCCCTGAAGCGGCCGGAGCCGCCCCCCATTGCCACCATCGGCCGCGGCAATCCGGCCAACGGTCTGTTCGAAAGCACCCTAGGGCGCTACCTGACCCGCTCGTTCAACGGCTACCTGGAATATCCGCTGACCGGAGGCCTTACGCCCTATGCCGCGCTCATCTACACGGGAAGCAGCGGATTTCAGCCGTTTGCAGAACGCTCTGACCTGGAAGCCCCGTACGATCTGCTCGACGCCCGAACCGGCCTGGCCTACACCGGTCGCCTGCAGGCAGGCCTGGAACTGGGGGGCTTCGCCCATCGGTACCGCCTCTACGGCCTGGTACATGACCTGACCTACAGCGCACCGCGCCGCGAAGGTCAGGGCGGCTACGTGCAACTCCGGGTAGCCCCTTCGGCCCAGGACGATCTGGAAGGCTTCCTTCAGGTACGGCTGAGCACTATTCGCTATGCGACCACCTACCCGGCCGGTTTCTTCGGCAGCCAGAACCCTGTAGAACGAGCCCTGCTGGAGCGTCGGCTGGACCTGAGCGGAGCGTTCAGCTATCCGTTTGCGACCGGCACGCTTTCGTTCGACCTGCAGGGGCACGTAGCCGGCATCGATCCGCAGGCCTTTCTGGAGTCCGACGTACGCTCGCTGGCCGTCGGAGCCACCTGGCAATTTGCTTTTGGATCCACGCTGCAGCTGACGGTGGGCGGCCGCCTGCTGGGCCTGGAAGCCACGCCTACAAACACCCGGGCGCTTTATGTATCGCCCGTGCTGGAACTGGCAATGTTTCCGGCTCCCGGCACGCGGCTGTACGTGCGCCAGCAGCCATCGCTTGAGGCCTACCGGCTCGACGAGCTCCTGCAGGAAACGCCCGTGCTGGATGAACCCCTGATGCCACAACCGGCCCTGCGTCACATCGACCTGGAAGCCGGCGGAGACTTCTTCCTGGGGGCGCTTCGGCTGCAGACGGCCGCGGGCTTCACGCAGGCCCCCTTAGAACGCTATCGTTACCAGATCCGCCGGTCTTTCCCGCCGGTCGTCTCGGTCACCCGCCTGAACTACGCCGAGCAGCGCCGCCTGTACCTTCGCACCGAGGCCACGCTGACCCTGCCCGCCGGCCTGCAGGGCACGCTGGGCCTGACGTTCCAGCAGGTCAATCTTCAGGAGACCAATCAACGCGTTCCCTACGAGCCGAACTGGCTGGCCCACCTGCTGCTGAGCTATCGGTTTGACCGGCAACGCGGCTTCATTCAGTTGCTGGGTCGCTATGAGGGCGTCCGCTATGCCGCCTTCAACAAGCAGGATCGATTGTCGCCCTACCTGGACCTCGACCTGCAGGCCACCTATCAGCTCACGACGGCCATCGGTGTCGTGGCGCGCCTGGAAAACCTGGCACCTCGGCGCTACCGCACCCGCTGGCTTTATTATCCAGAGCCTTCCGCCATCTTCAGCGCGGGCATGAGAATTCGCTGGTAG
- a CDS encoding SPOR domain-containing protein: MSASLIQQLAERLGCTPEAAEAALRQYIDRIQKQLAQEGQAILPGLGHLIRSEEGLRFEPDASLAQAVNHRFAGLEPVTVEPPSSQAYRKTEVVLPEGEESEATEETEAAEEAPTSPFYEVEPETPQAEAPPPEAEEAASAVMEEAPTTPPPEPEPEPEPEASAESAEPTPPSPEPSLRPPRPPRFRVEEERRRGLPVWVPAALLIVVLGAVAVWFLLFSRPSEPEVVPPAPSQAEVQPTAPAETTAAAATPAADTAAETSTPTVEAPPPPAPPAPGDYALIVGSVTSQAAAERIAERFRRTLSERGLPVTIVATSTGGTTRYRVAVGRYSSPEEALAAKRQLGDVLPPDAWVLRIPSTTQ, from the coding sequence ATGTCCGCGTCGCTGATTCAGCAACTGGCCGAACGACTCGGTTGCACGCCCGAAGCCGCCGAGGCAGCGCTTCGCCAGTACATCGACCGCATCCAGAAGCAACTGGCGCAGGAAGGACAGGCCATCCTGCCCGGGTTGGGACATCTGATTCGCAGCGAAGAAGGCCTGCGGTTCGAGCCCGACGCTTCGCTGGCGCAGGCCGTCAACCATCGCTTTGCCGGACTGGAGCCGGTGACTGTGGAGCCGCCCTCGTCGCAGGCGTATCGCAAGACAGAAGTCGTTCTGCCGGAAGGCGAAGAATCGGAAGCGACCGAAGAGACCGAAGCTGCGGAAGAAGCTCCCACTTCGCCTTTCTACGAAGTGGAGCCTGAAACCCCACAGGCGGAAGCGCCTCCTCCCGAAGCTGAAGAGGCGGCTTCGGCGGTCATGGAAGAAGCGCCGACAACGCCGCCTCCCGAACCCGAGCCTGAGCCGGAACCGGAAGCCTCGGCCGAGTCGGCGGAGCCAACGCCGCCCTCACCAGAGCCCTCGCTGCGCCCCCCGCGGCCTCCTCGCTTTCGCGTCGAGGAAGAGCGGCGTCGCGGGCTTCCGGTCTGGGTGCCGGCTGCGCTGCTCATCGTGGTGCTCGGTGCCGTGGCCGTCTGGTTCCTGCTGTTTTCGCGTCCCTCGGAGCCGGAGGTCGTCCCTCCTGCGCCGTCTCAGGCTGAAGTTCAACCGACCGCGCCGGCCGAAACGACCGCTGCAGCCGCCACACCCGCTGCCGATACCGCTGCCGAGACGTCCACCCCGACCGTCGAAGCCCCACCGCCGCCCGCTCCGCCGGCTCCCGGCGACTATGCGCTGATCGTCGGATCGGTAACCAGCCAGGCGGCCGCCGAACGCATTGCGGAACGCTTTCGCCGCACGCTGTCCGAACGAGGCCTACCGGTCACCATCGTAGCCACCTCGACAGGTGGAACCACCCGATACCGGGTGGCGGTTGGACGGTATAGTTCGCCTGAGGAAGCGCTGGCCGCCAAACGCCAGCTTGGCGACGTGCTGCCTCCGGATGCCTGGGTGCTTCGGATACCTTCCACGACCCAATAA
- a CDS encoding LacI family DNA-binding transcriptional regulator: MAKKRVRLADIAERLNLSKVSVSKALRDHPDISKETRELVKKTAAEMGYLPNLLARSLSSRRSYTLGVVVPKIAHAFMATVVDAIQETATQRGYGIVLAVSQERADLERQHIERLLAMRVDGLLVSVSQQEPHLEVYERVRQMGVPLVFFDRAIEGLGFSSVIVDDREGAYRAIEYVIRKGYRKIAHVAGTSEVLIGRERRAGYEAALRDAGLPIRPEWIIEGGFDEWHGYYAFKRLLQGKELPEVIFAVTFPVELGIRAAMRETDPSLLERIQLISFSEGGLNEFYVYPHICVRQPAREIGRRAVEMLIEEIESEDGIQPRQVVLKTELITPEDYLRRFAVRMATERSLAAD; encoded by the coding sequence ATGGCAAAGAAACGGGTGCGACTGGCCGACATTGCCGAGCGGCTGAATCTGAGCAAGGTCAGCGTCTCGAAAGCGCTTCGCGATCACCCGGACATTTCCAAGGAAACACGCGAGCTGGTCAAGAAGACGGCCGCCGAGATGGGCTATTTGCCTAATCTGCTGGCCCGGTCGCTTTCGTCCCGGCGTTCCTACACGCTGGGCGTGGTCGTGCCGAAGATCGCGCACGCGTTCATGGCCACGGTGGTCGATGCCATTCAGGAGACGGCCACGCAGCGGGGCTACGGCATTGTGTTGGCCGTCTCGCAGGAGCGGGCCGATCTGGAGCGGCAGCACATCGAACGCCTGCTGGCCATGCGCGTCGACGGGCTCCTCGTGTCGGTCTCGCAGCAGGAGCCCCATCTCGAAGTGTACGAGCGGGTGCGGCAGATGGGCGTGCCGCTCGTGTTTTTTGACCGCGCGATCGAAGGGCTGGGATTCAGCAGCGTGATCGTGGATGACCGGGAAGGGGCCTACCGGGCCATCGAGTACGTGATCCGCAAGGGATACCGGAAGATTGCGCATGTGGCGGGCACTTCGGAAGTGCTCATCGGCCGTGAGCGTCGGGCCGGCTATGAGGCCGCCCTTCGGGATGCCGGCCTTCCGATCCGGCCGGAATGGATCATCGAAGGCGGATTCGACGAGTGGCATGGCTACTACGCCTTCAAGCGGCTGCTGCAGGGCAAAGAGTTGCCCGAAGTGATCTTTGCCGTTACGTTCCCGGTCGAGCTGGGCATTCGGGCGGCCATGCGCGAGACCGATCCGTCGCTGCTGGAGCGCATTCAACTGATTTCGTTCAGCGAAGGCGGTCTGAACGAATTCTACGTCTATCCGCACATCTGCGTCCGGCAGCCGGCCCGCGAGATCGGCCGTCGGGCTGTGGAAATGCTGATCGAAGAAATCGAAAGCGAAGACGGGATCCAGCCGCGCCAGGTCGTGCTCAAGACCGAGCTGATCACGCCGGAAGACTACCTCCGGCGCTTTGCCGTGCGGATGGCCACCGAGCGCTCGCTGGCGGCCGACTAA
- a CDS encoding DNA-3-methyladenine glycosylase — MDLNNLVPLPASFFDRPTLEVARDLLGRWLVHEHPSGVRLVGRIVETEAYRQDDPAFHGWRLVDPATGRVRPEGRAYDLFAPPGTAYVYLNYGMYWLLNVVTEPEGVGGAVLIRAVEPVAGLDFLKARRPKARRPHELTGGPGRLTVAFDIDGRYHRKPLTAPPLYFAAGEPVSDAEVATSPRIGLSRGTDRLWRFFVRANPYVSPGPRGERGRER, encoded by the coding sequence ATGGATTTGAATAATCTCGTTCCCCTGCCGGCGTCGTTTTTCGACCGGCCCACGCTGGAAGTGGCGCGGGATCTGCTGGGGCGGTGGCTGGTGCATGAGCACCCGAGCGGGGTGCGTCTGGTGGGACGCATTGTCGAAACCGAAGCCTATCGCCAGGACGATCCCGCCTTTCATGGCTGGCGGCTGGTCGATCCGGCCACCGGAAGGGTGCGCCCCGAAGGACGCGCCTACGATCTGTTTGCGCCGCCGGGCACGGCCTACGTGTATTTGAACTACGGCATGTACTGGCTGCTGAACGTGGTGACCGAGCCGGAAGGCGTGGGCGGGGCCGTGCTCATACGGGCTGTGGAGCCGGTGGCCGGGCTCGACTTCCTGAAAGCACGCCGCCCGAAAGCCCGCAGGCCCCACGAGTTGACCGGTGGGCCGGGACGGCTCACCGTGGCCTTCGACATCGACGGCCGCTACCATCGAAAGCCGCTTACGGCACCACCGCTCTACTTTGCCGCCGGTGAACCGGTGTCGGACGCCGAAGTCGCCACCTCACCCCGGATCGGCCTTTCCCGCGGAACCGACCGCCTCTGGCGCTTTTTCGTGCGCGCCAATCCCTACGTGTCGCCGGGTCCGCGGGGGGAAAGGGGGCGTGAACGATAG